The Alnus glutinosa chromosome 3, dhAlnGlut1.1, whole genome shotgun sequence nucleotide sequence TCCCCGCCAGCCGGTCGGCACTCTCCGTCTTCGTCTCCATTTTAGTTGCCgaccaaaagagaaaagaagaagaatgagagagaagagagagagagctttcattttaaaaaagaaaaaaaaaaaatctaatgtgAAAATTCCACGTCAGGTTGTAAAAAAAAGGATGCGGAGGTTTGGGTGTGAATATAGCATTTTCCTACGCAGTTACATACATTCTTTTTGACCAAATCTGAAAAACATTAGGATCCTCGAACACGATTACTGGGCACACGGCACACGTGCTAGCATTATCCGAGAAAAGATAAAGTGGACGCGTTGAAGCAACgcgttttttaatgaatgaaagtaacaaatatatattatttttttttaaaaaaaaatttggaaaagaaGGCGTGGTTTCGTGCGTGCGGGTAGTTAAAATCGTGGAAGCACTCCTGAGAAATCTCGAATCGCTTGGTTTTTGGGAATCGAACGGGCAATTGGGTCAGCGCCCTGGATCTCTCGCGTTACTACTCATTGTTCTGATTGATTGTTTCCTTTGTATATGCTTTCACTTTGTGATCTTTCTTTTGTGTTACGAAACCCATGGATGGAAGATTTATGCTCAAAAACTATCTGGGTTGTTTATTTATATGGAATGTAACATGACAAAAACATGCTGCCAGAAAGAAAATACAGCAGTTAGATGTTTCATTACCATCTGGGTATAAACCTGTTTCCCTTGAATAGTTTAGAAGACCTACCAACAAAGATGTATGAAgggtttcttttggttttgtggaTTGCTAGTTCTTTTCCAAATTCATTTAATCCTCTTTGGATGCTTCATCATGTGTTCTTGTTTGTGTGACATGAGGATGGAGAGATTTAGTGCTGATTGGAATATATCCTGTAATCGAGTGAGTTTGGTTCTTTAGTTTGTTATGATCTTCTGTAGGCTTTGTAGATACGGGGGTGAAAGTCTAGAGTCATTCTGTGATTTGCAGTTTTATGCCTTTGGTTCGTAATTAGTAAGCCGCTTTGATTCTTTGAAATTCACCAAAAGGGAAGCAAAGTAGGAAGTAGAAACCATTTGAAGTTTATGTTTTTGTGAAACTCGTAGGTAGTGATGATCTATGGATGTCTCCTTTCAATATCAGATATATTGCTATAGTTTCAAAacttatatatgtgtgtttgtgttttcCCATGCCCATGTCCTACTCTTTTTCCGGAGTTGGCCCTTATACCTTGTTCCATTTCTTGTGACTGTCTGAGGTTATGCTAGAGGTAAAGTAGAGGATATAGGAgccaaaattttggaaaattctgaacttcaaaactttttcaataataaaCTACCACTCGCTAAATGCggtaagaaagaagaaagaacttaACGTTCAGCTTCTTGGTCCTTATCTCTCCCATGGATCTAATGACAtgttgttaacaaaataatagtGAATAATTTGATTATGAAAATTAATGGAGTTTTAGAAGAATGAAAAATCACATAGTATGTTATAGATCATATCAGGTTTCCCCCCTTTTTGGTGGGTTGGGGTGCGTAATTGTTGAATGAGGCTTTGAGTATAAATTTGTTCTTATGTTGTTTCAAACGTATGGATGAATATCATTTTCATCCTATTCGATAGTGCATGATTGGGATGAAATACTTATGTTATATCTTTCCTTTTTATGCCTTGCTTGATTTCTGGAGCACATgtaaaggaagaaaagagcGTGTTCAGAATTGCTCAACCAATATCTTCGttttggcattttcttttctctcttattaTATTTACAAGGAACAAAACTGTCTGAAAACATTTATAGGCTTCCTCCCATTTGATAGCTTTACATCAACTACATGTGGATGACAGCTCTATTTGATATTGGCCCTAACAGCCCAGTGTTTGCAATTTTGCAGCATTAATTTCAACAAGTTGAAGGAAAATGGGAGGTGGAAAGGACAAGGATGGTCATGAGTCTAGTGACAAAGGAATGTTTTCACATCTTGCTGGATATGCTACTGGACACTATCCTCCACAAGGATACCCTCCACAGGGATATCCTCCACAGGGATATCCTCCTCAAGGATATCCTCCTCAAGGATATCCCCCACAAGCCTACCAACCAGCTGGATATCCACCTCCAGGTGGATACCCCCCAGCTGGATACTCCCCAGGTGGATACCCTCCCCCAGGTGGATACCCTGCCCCAGGTGGATACCCTCCACCAGCCTATCCTCCCCCAGGTGGATATCCCCAATCCGGTTATCCCGGTCCATCAGCTCCATATCATTCTGGTATATTTTATCTCCCCTCACGTAGAAGACACATATACTTCAAAATAACCATTGGTCGTTTCTGATGTATATCTAATATGAATATGTCAGGATACAGTGGAACACATATTGGATATATATCAGTCAATAAGAATATGTATCagtaaataagaaaattaacttaacctttttttttttttttcaatagatACACCGGATAGTATATGGCTGAGATCTAGCATGGATATAGTATAAATACAACACACATAAATTTGGGGTTCTTGCTTTAAGTTGCTTTCACTCAATCCCCAGAAGAGTTAGAAGGATGATAGAGTTTGTTTGGAATTGCGTTGGGAAATGAAACTTTTAAAGTCAAAGGTGCGTTTTGACCATTTTTAGAATAAAGAGGTCAAAAAAGTacttttggagtttttttaCCGAACATACTAGCTTTTTTGGTACTAAAAGCACTTTTAAGATCCCTAATGCAATTTCAAACATGCTCCTAGTAGAGTTATATATAACTTGCATTTCGCTTCATTCCATTGTGATTTTTGCTGATAAATAATTATTACAGGGCATGGATCATCTGGTGGTATGGGAGCGTTGTTAGCAGGAGGTGCTGCTGCAGCAGCCGCTGCTTATGGTGCTCATCAGCTCTCACATGGTGGCCATCATCTCGGACATGGGGGTCACTATGGCTATGGTCATGGAAAGTTCAAACATGGCAAATTTAAGCACGGGAAATTTGGCAAGCGCTGGAAGCATGGCGGCATGTTTGGAAAGCATAAGTTCAAGAAATGGAAGTGAATGCTATTGGTAGATGGAATAATAATGCTCATGTGGAGCTCAAggtttgaattttattatgGAGCAGAGGGAGAATTGCCGTCTTATGTTTTAGTAGtattgtctattttttttttattattattatttttatttgtttgtcttttatGAAGATGTCACACCTATTGTTTATGAATGGCTGGTTCCTGGAAATTCATATGGTCTTCTGAACATATGAAGCATTATGGTGATTGCCACCTCTGCTACTTGTACAAAAATTTTCTCATTATCTGTCTCTATCAAAATTTTGGAACTTTGTTTCGtgaaagaagggaaaagaaaatcctcttcatttcaaattaaatggaatGGATTCATTTTATGGTCCATATTAGATTTAACAGACCTAATAATGTATAGATATGTTACTACATAGTGAATATGTTgccaaattatttaaaaatcttGGCCGTAAAAATAATCATCTCCCTACTCTGTGAGATGAGAGAGAGGGGAGTACATCATAGAgttacaaaacaaataaaaaaggagaATTATAGggaataaaaccaaaaaaaattgtgagcAGCAGCTCACTTGGCAACAACAACATGAGCTCTATAATTAGCCTGCCTTCCCACTCTATGTGCTTCCCAAAACGGCAAAGAGGAGATAGATAATTGAGCAATTTTCCAATCATTGAAGAGAGATAGAGATTGATTGTTGATTGATGGCTATAATGACAATCAAAGAGTCCATTTTCAAAATAAGAGGAATTTTACCATATGAGGATGCTAAATTTGATGCTAGTAGAGCAGCTTTTTCTTCTCCCAAATTCACTTCCATGGAGCTGATTTTGGCCATACAAGCAGTCAAGATCTCATCTTTGTCATTGCTAATGAAAGCAGATATGACAAAGAATGATTTCCTAATAGCAACATCAAAATTGGCTTTTAGAAAACCAGTAGAGGGAAGCCTTCCATATATTATTCACAGGAGCCACATTCTCCCAAGCTTGCTCATTGAATTTCACAGTTAGCTTAATTTGCTTCTAAAGAGAGGGGATATCCACCTTATATGAATTATGCACCACCTGGTTCTTGTTAACCATATCAAATCCATGACAATTATGGCAAGagaaaattctaagaaacactTTGTTGGAGTTATGTTTAATCACCTTGCGGAAAATTGTTCAGTGAAGTTTTTAAACTCGTGCATTTATTAAGCTTAGAtaatggccttgtttggcaaacaacacaaaaaattttcactttatttttacatttttcaataacaatcaacatcaaaacattttaactttttatatcacatcaataattttttattactattcaaataaaaaaatttactacaatacaatttttttttactttactttactatacaaattctttttactaaCTTCAAAATTAATAACTCACTACCCTGTTCTGTAGAGgactttgccaaacaaggccaatgTTATGGTTGTTCTATTTAACGTTTTTGTGCCTTCAAAGCTTCTTAGACAAGTCAACAAACCAGCCCTAACGGGTTGGGAGTATTACAACAGAAGTGGGAAGTGTTAACATATCTTACAATTTTGGAAGAATTCATGACAATTATTAGTGTCAGATATCAATAtcgtgaaaaatgcaaaatcaattcaTGTGGTTTATCTGATTTACGATAGTCTTTTCGGGGTAcgccaaaaaaacaaatcactTCCTCcggtcaaattccgtcaaaacacttgatgaATTTCGTTAGTATGCCACGTTAGCGCTAATAAAATGACGACGCgtatcactcttaataaaaaaaaatataaatatataaaacttaaaaataattatttttaatatgcaCCACCTTTGGGGCGGCTGCtgagctttttttttaattaaaatttttaaatttttaaagtttaaagttttatattatataatatatttttattaagagcgATAGGTATCGTTATTTTATTAACGCTCACGTGGCACACAAACAGAATCCGCCCGTTAAGTAAATGCATGTTGATAAGGTAATGAGATAACGAGATAGAGCTAAAACTAACTGGCACAACTCAGGGAAGCAGGTAATCAGGTTCCAAAAGGATGTATGTTGATAAGGTAATGAAATGGAGCTATACTACTTGGAAGGAGTAGGTAGGATGGCTggtccatttatatatataaactagatattgcaaataaatattaaatccaGCCAAGATTTTGCCATCCCTATGCCTCTTTCTCTGCCTTTGTGTTTAAtattacacagagagagagagagagagagagagagagagagagagagagagagagagtttatcCTTTACGAAAAAAGTCGAACCCTTATTGGGTTTGCATGTTCCCAGGAGCAGAGTGGTTTAGAAAAGGAGCCCACAAGTTGGTCTTCGTTCCATGTAGAATTGCAGATTGAAGAGACGGGGGAGGAAGTTGTCGGCATGTGCAGTGCAGGTATATTTGTATTTGCTCACCTCTCCACTTTCCTCCCTATgccttggatttttttttacccCAAACgagtgttttatttatttattttttaatgcatagTTTTACTGCAGAAACAACACTCTCTTTTACATATTTtaccaaatcttttattgtattttttaaaaatcacgttttaaagttattattttttcaaaccgcAAGTTTTGAAACtggaaaaaataatatggaTGAGATTTGCTATTTTGACTACCAAATGATCTGTTAATTATGGATGAGATCTACTACTTTGAGAAATGTGTCATCATCTTATAGGatggtgacacatcatttgagagccacttttgaaaaagaaaaaaaaaaaattgggaaatagAACATTTTCCCACCATTAGAGCATCTTCAACAGACCTTTCATATGGCTCGTAATAGTTAAATATAACTATTATGAACTACTTTATTCCTCGAGCATATGCTTCAAAATAGAGTATCTTCATCCATTTTATTATAGTGAAAGTTTATTGTAGTACATTTTAGTCTTAAAGAAAGTAGAGAGTATAATAGATAATCTGTTgtaatttgtattaaaaaactagtagctaaaataaaaaaaatacatattttaagTAGCTAAAATAATCCCGAAAATGCTCTTAGAATGATGTGGTGAAGCAAGTTATCGTTGCATGGGATGGGATGAATTTTACTTTCTATCACTAAAAGAATATTTGAACTTCAACAAGCTCGTTTAGCCCTTGTTAATTCAAAAGCTAATGAATACTACTACGACAAGCCTACCAAATGAGAATAGAATAAGAGCGTAGtatttagcatttctcttttcttattgATCACATGACTATATATATTCCCAAATGTCTCATATGTGGCCAGCCATCTTAGCCTTAGGTTTGGACTTTAGActtcttattttctcttttcctgGAAGTCAAGCTTGATCTCATTGGACAAGGACAGATAGTTTTCAAAGTAGGTAGTAAGGCAGTTGCCTAATGCTCCCCAAATATAAAGTCTTATGGAAAGAGTATTAAACGACTcctaagaaatatatattttttttttttggaaaaaatacaattaacctCCTCAAAGTTTGACCACTTTTTTAATTATGCCTTAAATGTTTAGAAATTTGTAATGCGTcgcaaagaaaattttcaatttgtcAATGTGATAAATCCGTTAGTAATTTCTTTCTGCTTTGACGGAAAGGGCCTCACGCGCGAAGCACGTAATTTTTTTCCAAGCAAGCTTCTCCATTTTACCCTTATTTAAATGCGGTCAATTACAGTTGGAGCTAATCAGAATGGTGATCAAGAGAGACTTGGAGACGAAGAAGGACGAGACAAAGCAGAAGACGAGCAAGCTTTGGTTTGGATTTTCTTCTCCAATCTTGGTTTTCACTGGTTTTGGGGCaaacccttcttcttcttcttttttttttttttttaatctgggTCGGATTCCAGGGAGTTGGGCATGACTATTCCGGTGAGAAATGAGAGTTTCTGGTGAAGCTCACGGAGAAAATGGAGAAGCTTTAACTGAGGATAAAATATAGACCGCACGTGAGGTCATTTCCATAAGAAGAGACGGAAATTACTAACGGATTGGCCATATtgacaaattgaaaaacttcgTAGGGCATATTgcaaatgttttttatttttattttttggtactttGCTTTTCAAGAGAtgcaaataaagaaagaagaacaaggcATCATTAATACAGTGTGATTTAGGAAAGAACCTGCAAGTATAATAAATTGgcacttcatttttattaatttttagttgCTAAAAAGATTCTTTTTTTCTGTTGAGTGGTTGTTAGAATTCTTTTATTTCTCgttgtaaaaagaaaatcactttttgaaaagacaaaaagtcACAAAATAAAAGGGGCCGTCTTTTTCCAT carries:
- the LOC133863647 gene encoding glycine-rich protein A3, which produces MGGGKDKDGHESSDKGMFSHLAGYATGHYPPQGYPPQGYPPQGYPPQGYPPQGYPPQAYQPAGYPPPGGYPPAGYSPGGYPPPGGYPAPGGYPPPAYPPPGGYPQSGYPGPSAPYHSGHGSSGGMGALLAGGAAAAAAAYGAHQLSHGGHHLGHGGHYGYGHGKFKHGKFKHGKFGKRWKHGGMFGKHKFKKWK